Proteins found in one Ovis canadensis isolate MfBH-ARS-UI-01 breed Bighorn chromosome 20, ARS-UI_OviCan_v2, whole genome shotgun sequence genomic segment:
- the E2F3 gene encoding transcription factor E2F3 isoform X4 — protein sequence MPLQQQAKRRLELGESGQQYLSDGLKTPKGKGRAALRSPDSPKKKTRYDTSLGLLTKKFIQLLSQSPDGVLDLNKAAEVLKVQKRRIYDITNVLEGIHLIKKKSKNNVQWMGCSLSEDGGMLAQCQGLSKEVTELSQEEKKLDELIQSCTLDLKLLTEDSENQRLAYVTYQDIRKISGLKDQTVIVVKAPPETRLEVPDPIESLQIHLASTQGPIEVYLCPEETETHSPMKTNNQDHNGNIPKPTSKDLASTNSGHSDCSISMANLSPLASPANLLQQTEDQIPSNLEGPFVNLLPPLLQEDYLLSLGEEEGISDLFDAYDLEKLPLVEDFMCS from the exons GCAAAGCGCAGGCTGGAGCTAGGAGAAAGCGGCCAGCAGTACCTCTCAGATGGTTTAAAAACCCCCAAGGGCAAAGGAAGAGCGGCACTCCGGAGTCCAGACAGCCCAAAAA AAAAAACACGGTATGATACATCCCTTGGTCTGCTCACCAAGAAGTTCATTCAGCTACTGAGCCAATCACCTGATGGGGTCTTGGATTTGAACAAGGCAGCAGAGGTGCTGAAGGTGCAAAAAAGAAGGATTTATGACATCACCAATGTCCTGGAAGGCATCCACCTCATTAAGAAGAAGTCTAAAAATAACGTGCAGTGGAT GGGCTGCAGTCTATCTGAGGACGGGGGCATGCTGGCCCAGTGTCAAGGCCTGTCAAAAGAAGTGACCGAGCTCagtcaggaagagaagaaatTAGATGAACTGATCCAAAGCTGCACCCTGGACCTCAAACTGTTAACCGAGGATTCAGAGAATCAAAG GTTAGCTTATGTTACATATCAAGATATTCGAAAAATTAGTGGCCTTAAAGACCAAACTGTTATAGTTGTGAAAGCCCCTCCAGAAACAAGACTTGAAGTGCCTGACCCAATAGAG AGCCTACAGATACATTTGGCAAGTACCCAAGGACCCATTGAGGTTTATTTGTGTCCAGAAGAGACTGAAACACACAGTCcaatgaaaacaaacaaccaaGACCACAATGGGAATATCCCTAAACCCACTTCCAAAG acTTGGCTTCAACCAACTCAGGACATAGTGATTGCTCGATTTCCATGGCAAACCTTTCTCCTCTGGCCTCCCCGGCCAACCTTTTACAGCAGACTGAGGACCAAATTCCTTCCAACCTAGAAGGACCATTTGTGAACTTACTGCCTCCCCTGCTCCAAGAAGACTATCTCCTAAGCCTCGGGGAGGAAGAAGGCATCAGCGATCTCTTTGATGCTTATGATTTGGAAAAGCTCCCGCTGGTGGAAGACTTTATGTGTAGTTGA
- the E2F3 gene encoding transcription factor E2F3 isoform X3, whose product MPAPHCTGARRDSAISTGSCSAHLTFLQEAKRRLELGESGQQYLSDGLKTPKGKGRAALRSPDSPKKKTRYDTSLGLLTKKFIQLLSQSPDGVLDLNKAAEVLKVQKRRIYDITNVLEGIHLIKKKSKNNVQWMGCSLSEDGGMLAQCQGLSKEVTELSQEEKKLDELIQSCTLDLKLLTEDSENQRLAYVTYQDIRKISGLKDQTVIVVKAPPETRLEVPDPIESLQIHLASTQGPIEVYLCPEETETHSPMKTNNQDHNGNIPKPTSKDLASTNSGHSDCSISMANLSPLASPANLLQQTEDQIPSNLEGPFVNLLPPLLQEDYLLSLGEEEGISDLFDAYDLEKLPLVEDFMCS is encoded by the exons ATGCCAGCTCCACATTGCACTGGAGCCCGTCGTGACTCAGCCATTTCCACAGGCTCTTGCTCTGCCCACCTCACCTTCCTTCAGGAG GCAAAGCGCAGGCTGGAGCTAGGAGAAAGCGGCCAGCAGTACCTCTCAGATGGTTTAAAAACCCCCAAGGGCAAAGGAAGAGCGGCACTCCGGAGTCCAGACAGCCCAAAAA AAAAAACACGGTATGATACATCCCTTGGTCTGCTCACCAAGAAGTTCATTCAGCTACTGAGCCAATCACCTGATGGGGTCTTGGATTTGAACAAGGCAGCAGAGGTGCTGAAGGTGCAAAAAAGAAGGATTTATGACATCACCAATGTCCTGGAAGGCATCCACCTCATTAAGAAGAAGTCTAAAAATAACGTGCAGTGGAT GGGCTGCAGTCTATCTGAGGACGGGGGCATGCTGGCCCAGTGTCAAGGCCTGTCAAAAGAAGTGACCGAGCTCagtcaggaagagaagaaatTAGATGAACTGATCCAAAGCTGCACCCTGGACCTCAAACTGTTAACCGAGGATTCAGAGAATCAAAG GTTAGCTTATGTTACATATCAAGATATTCGAAAAATTAGTGGCCTTAAAGACCAAACTGTTATAGTTGTGAAAGCCCCTCCAGAAACAAGACTTGAAGTGCCTGACCCAATAGAG AGCCTACAGATACATTTGGCAAGTACCCAAGGACCCATTGAGGTTTATTTGTGTCCAGAAGAGACTGAAACACACAGTCcaatgaaaacaaacaaccaaGACCACAATGGGAATATCCCTAAACCCACTTCCAAAG acTTGGCTTCAACCAACTCAGGACATAGTGATTGCTCGATTTCCATGGCAAACCTTTCTCCTCTGGCCTCCCCGGCCAACCTTTTACAGCAGACTGAGGACCAAATTCCTTCCAACCTAGAAGGACCATTTGTGAACTTACTGCCTCCCCTGCTCCAAGAAGACTATCTCCTAAGCCTCGGGGAGGAAGAAGGCATCAGCGATCTCTTTGATGCTTATGATTTGGAAAAGCTCCCGCTGGTGGAAGACTTTATGTGTAGTTGA